A region of Nostoc sp. 'Peltigera membranacea cyanobiont' N6 DNA encodes the following proteins:
- a CDS encoding sugar ABC transporter ATP-binding protein: MTTSIETSFPDAPTTTPVLEMQGITKRFHGVSALQNVNLTIYPGEVHALMGENGAGKSTLMKILAGAYIADEGEIRINGEPLKITDPATARKAGINLIYQELNVAPNLTVTENMFMGSELRRGQFLDRKAMQQEAEQVLESLGANFTAQTIVGTLSIAEQQQVEIARALKDKSRVLVMDEPTAALSDRESDHLFEVIRKLRRDGIAIIYISHRMEEIYALADRISVLRDGQYIGSLTRSEISPQRLVQMMVGRSMQDFYEHQRQMNPGPVVLSVRNMSDARQKIEPASFELHAGEILGLAGLVGAGRTELSRLIFGADRKASGEVFLNGKKLEINSPSDAIAAGIGYVPEDRKDQGLFLEMSARKNIAINTLKQDAKGGIVNWPSVNRLSTEAVENFNIRLANLEIRALDLSGGNQQKLLLARWLAIKPRVLMLDEPTRGVDIGAKSEIYRIMSELAAQGVAILMVSSELSEIVGMSDRVLVMREGQLVGELDGSLGKEITQEKIMHYATGASEVSAL; encoded by the coding sequence ATGACAACAAGTATTGAAACCTCATTTCCTGATGCACCAACCACCACCCCTGTATTAGAAATGCAAGGGATTACCAAAAGATTTCATGGTGTATCTGCACTCCAAAATGTTAATCTCACCATTTATCCGGGAGAAGTTCACGCCCTCATGGGTGAAAATGGAGCAGGTAAAAGCACATTGATGAAAATCCTGGCTGGGGCTTACATTGCCGATGAAGGAGAAATTCGCATCAATGGCGAACCTCTGAAAATTACCGATCCAGCGACAGCACGTAAGGCGGGTATTAATCTTATTTATCAAGAACTGAACGTTGCACCTAATTTAACCGTTACCGAAAATATGTTTATGGGTAGCGAGTTGCGGCGAGGTCAGTTTTTAGACCGCAAGGCCATGCAACAAGAAGCAGAGCAAGTGCTAGAAAGTCTTGGAGCCAATTTTACAGCCCAGACGATAGTTGGTACTTTATCCATCGCAGAACAGCAGCAAGTCGAAATTGCTAGGGCGCTGAAAGACAAAAGCCGTGTTTTGGTGATGGATGAGCCAACAGCAGCATTATCTGACCGCGAGAGCGACCATTTATTTGAGGTAATTCGCAAACTGCGGCGTGATGGCATTGCGATTATTTACATCAGCCATCGGATGGAAGAAATTTATGCCTTAGCTGACAGGATTAGCGTACTGCGCGATGGTCAATATATTGGTAGTTTGACACGCAGTGAAATTTCTCCACAGCGATTGGTGCAAATGATGGTCGGTCGCTCCATGCAAGACTTTTACGAACATCAACGGCAAATGAATCCTGGCCCGGTGGTGCTGTCAGTCAGAAATATGAGTGATGCTCGTCAGAAGATTGAGCCGGCTAGTTTTGAACTTCATGCGGGGGAAATTCTCGGTTTAGCGGGGCTGGTTGGTGCAGGACGTACAGAACTATCCCGACTGATTTTTGGTGCTGACCGGAAAGCCAGTGGTGAAGTATTTTTAAATGGCAAAAAACTGGAAATTAATTCGCCCAGTGATGCGATCGCTGCTGGAATTGGCTACGTCCCAGAAGACCGCAAAGACCAAGGTTTATTTCTGGAAATGAGCGCCCGGAAGAATATTGCCATCAACACACTCAAGCAGGATGCCAAAGGTGGAATTGTTAACTGGCCTTCAGTGAATCGGCTGTCAACAGAAGCGGTAGAAAACTTCAATATCCGCCTAGCCAATTTGGAAATTAGAGCGCTGGATCTTTCTGGTGGGAATCAACAGAAGCTACTATTAGCGCGTTGGTTAGCCATTAAACCCAGAGTCTTAATGTTAGATGAGCCAACACGCGGCGTAGATATTGGTGCCAAAAGCGAAATTTACCGAATTATGAGCGAATTAGCAGCGCAAGGTGTTGCTATTTTAATGGTTTCCAGCGAACTATCGGAGATTGTCGGCATGAGCGATCGCGTCTTGGTGATGCGAGAGGGACAACTAGTAGGTGAACTGGACGGCAGCCTTGGCAAAGAAATCACCCAAGAAAAGATTATGCATTATGCAACTGGAGCATCGGAGGTATCAGCATTATGA
- a CDS encoding ABC transporter permease subunit yields the protein MSQTVRPPINKSANNPAARNRKSISTLLEVAGILPILVIICILFAFLSPNFLTGGNIINILRQASINIVLATGMTFVILTGGIDLSVGSILAVSAVVGLLVSLLPALSWAAVPAALLAGLLLGLVNGALITFLDVPPFIVTLGSLTALRGVAFLIAKGTTLINRDINFAWVGNSYVGPLPWLVIIALLTVIASWFVLRQTVLGVQIYAVGGNERAARLTGIKVNRVLLFVYGISGLLAGLGGIMSASRLYSASGILGQGYELDAIAAVILGGTSFTGGIGTIGGTLLGALIIAILNNGLTLLNLSYFWQLVVKGLVIILAVMIDRLRRRSRR from the coding sequence ATGAGTCAGACAGTCAGACCGCCTATCAATAAATCAGCCAACAATCCCGCAGCCCGCAACCGAAAATCAATCAGCACTCTTCTGGAAGTTGCGGGTATTCTGCCAATCTTAGTAATTATCTGCATCTTATTTGCATTCCTTTCCCCCAACTTCCTCACCGGCGGTAACATCATTAATATCTTGCGTCAGGCATCAATTAATATTGTGCTGGCGACAGGAATGACCTTTGTAATTCTCACCGGAGGTATTGACCTATCGGTTGGGTCAATCTTAGCTGTTTCTGCCGTAGTTGGACTATTGGTATCGCTACTGCCGGCTTTAAGTTGGGCGGCTGTACCTGCTGCATTGCTAGCAGGATTGCTTTTAGGCTTAGTTAACGGCGCTCTCATCACCTTCTTGGATGTGCCACCTTTTATTGTCACATTAGGTTCACTTACAGCCTTGCGGGGTGTGGCCTTCTTGATTGCCAAGGGGACAACGCTGATTAACCGAGACATCAATTTTGCTTGGGTAGGTAATAGTTATGTCGGCCCTCTACCGTGGCTAGTAATCATTGCACTACTGACTGTAATCGCTAGCTGGTTTGTATTGCGGCAAACAGTTTTAGGAGTGCAGATATATGCCGTAGGTGGTAACGAACGGGCAGCCAGATTAACAGGGATTAAAGTTAATCGCGTGTTGCTATTTGTCTATGGTATTAGCGGATTACTGGCAGGCTTAGGAGGAATCATGAGCGCCAGCCGTCTATATAGTGCCAGTGGCATATTAGGTCAAGGTTATGAATTAGATGCGATCGCAGCTGTTATTCTTGGTGGAACCAGCTTTACAGGTGGTATTGGCACCATTGGCGGCACTCTTCTCGGTGCATTAATTATTGCGATTCTCAACAACGGTTTAACCCTGTTGAACCTATCTTACTTCTGGCAACTAGTCGTCAAAGGACTAGTAATTATTTTGGCAGTAATGATTGACCGACTCCGCAGACGTTCCAGACGATGA
- a CDS encoding sugar porter family MFS transporter, which produces MTSTTTRRKSNTFYVILIAGAAALGGFLFGFDTAVINGAVLSLAKAFNTSSWVTGLAVSLALLGSAAGAFFAGQIADRYGRVNAMVVASGLFTISAIGSGFAFTIWDFIFWRVLGGIGIGVASVIAPAYIAECSPTHLRGRLGSLQQLAIVVGIFVALLSDYFIAVSAGSADSPFLFGVAAWRWMFWTAVPPAIFYGMMALTIPESPRYLVAKGREPEAVNVLTKILGGDVLPKIEEIRQTVFRERQPKFSDLLSRSGGLLPIVWVGIGLSVLQQFVGINVIFYYSSVLWRAVGFSEQSSLSITVITGAVNIITTLIAIAFVDKFGRKPLLIVGSIGMTFTLGTMAYIFGNAPLDAAGNPTLAGSAGTMALIAANLYVFCFGFSWGPVVWVLLGEMFNNKIRAAALSIAAAIQWVANFLISTTFPPILQYFGLGSAYGLYTIAAATSFFFILFFIKETKGIELEDM; this is translated from the coding sequence ATGACATCTACTACTACTCGTCGTAAATCCAACACGTTTTATGTCATTTTGATTGCTGGCGCTGCTGCCCTTGGCGGCTTTCTGTTCGGTTTTGATACTGCTGTAATCAACGGTGCGGTTTTATCTCTAGCAAAAGCTTTTAACACCAGTAGTTGGGTGACAGGGCTGGCAGTGTCCCTAGCATTACTGGGGTCTGCCGCAGGAGCCTTCTTTGCCGGACAAATTGCAGACCGCTATGGTCGAGTTAACGCAATGGTGGTCGCTTCGGGGCTGTTTACTATCAGTGCCATTGGCTCCGGGTTTGCCTTCACTATCTGGGATTTTATCTTTTGGCGGGTATTGGGTGGCATTGGAATCGGTGTTGCTAGCGTTATCGCGCCAGCTTACATTGCCGAATGTTCTCCTACCCATTTGCGAGGAAGATTAGGATCTCTGCAACAATTAGCGATCGTAGTGGGAATTTTCGTTGCCTTATTGAGCGATTACTTTATCGCTGTATCAGCAGGTTCAGCAGACTCGCCGTTTTTGTTTGGAGTTGCAGCTTGGCGCTGGATGTTTTGGACAGCAGTTCCACCAGCTATATTCTACGGGATGATGGCTTTAACAATTCCTGAATCCCCCCGTTACTTAGTTGCCAAAGGACGAGAGCCAGAAGCTGTTAACGTTCTAACTAAGATTTTGGGGGGTGACGTGCTGCCAAAAATTGAAGAAATTCGGCAGACAGTATTTCGTGAACGCCAGCCTAAATTTTCTGACTTGTTGAGTAGAAGTGGTGGACTTCTCCCAATTGTTTGGGTAGGAATCGGCTTATCTGTATTACAGCAATTTGTTGGAATTAATGTAATCTTCTACTACAGCAGCGTTTTGTGGCGGGCAGTCGGATTTTCCGAACAAAGTTCCTTAAGCATCACGGTGATTACAGGAGCCGTCAATATTATTACAACATTAATTGCGATCGCCTTCGTGGATAAATTTGGTCGTAAGCCTTTGCTGATAGTAGGGTCAATTGGCATGACCTTTACCTTGGGCACGATGGCTTATATTTTTGGCAACGCTCCCCTAGATGCTGCTGGAAACCCCACCCTCGCCGGAAGCGCTGGAACTATGGCTCTGATTGCAGCCAATCTCTATGTATTTTGCTTCGGTTTTTCATGGGGACCAGTGGTTTGGGTGTTATTGGGAGAAATGTTTAATAACAAAATTCGAGCGGCTGCACTTTCAATTGCTGCTGCAATCCAATGGGTTGCGAATTTCCTTATTTCCACAACATTTCCTCCCATACTGCAATATTTCGGTCTAGGTTCTGCATACGGACTTTATACAATTGCGGCGGCTACCTCATTCTTTTTCATTCTCTTTTTTATTAAGGAAACCAAAGGAATTGAGTTAGAAGATATGTAA
- a CDS encoding Gfo/Idh/MocA family oxidoreductase translates to METLNTALCSYGLSGRVFHAPFIDLHPGFQLAGSWERSKKLIQEDYPGAKSYPSLEALLTDDGVMLVVVNTPTYTHYDYTKQALLAGKHVVVEKAFTTTVKEAEQLHELALKQGKKLSVYQNRRWDSDFKTVNKVIQEGLLGDIVEAEFQFQKYKPTLSHKQHVEVPSPGAGTLNNLGPHLIDQALHLFGMPDAIFADIRITRVRSQVDDYFELILYYDKLRVKLKAGFLVREPTPAYIIHGTKGSFLKSRADAQEEYLVAGIKPNTLDWYTEPESEYGLLHTEKDTKVIREKVKSSQGSYLGYYDAVYKSIVDNQPIAVTAEDGINVMRIIEAAIKSSNEQKVIALL, encoded by the coding sequence ATGGAAACTCTCAATACGGCTCTTTGTTCTTATGGTTTGTCTGGTAGGGTATTTCATGCGCCGTTCATTGATTTACATCCCGGTTTTCAATTAGCAGGCTCCTGGGAAAGAAGCAAAAAACTGATACAGGAAGATTATCCGGGAGCAAAAAGCTATCCTTCTTTAGAAGCATTGCTGACCGACGATGGAGTAATGTTGGTGGTAGTAAATACACCAACTTATACACACTACGACTATACTAAACAGGCTTTATTAGCAGGCAAACATGTAGTGGTAGAAAAAGCATTTACTACTACAGTGAAAGAAGCAGAACAACTGCATGAATTGGCATTAAAACAGGGAAAGAAATTATCTGTATATCAAAATCGCAGGTGGGATAGTGATTTTAAAACAGTAAACAAAGTTATTCAAGAAGGCTTGCTGGGTGATATTGTTGAAGCAGAATTTCAATTTCAAAAATATAAACCAACCCTCAGCCATAAACAACACGTAGAAGTTCCAAGTCCAGGTGCAGGAACATTAAATAATTTAGGGCCGCACTTAATAGACCAAGCTTTGCATTTATTTGGGATGCCTGATGCTATTTTTGCAGATATCCGAATTACAAGAGTGCGATCGCAGGTAGATGATTATTTCGAGTTAATACTCTACTACGACAAACTGCGCGTCAAATTAAAAGCAGGTTTTCTAGTGCGTGAGCCTACACCTGCCTATATCATACATGGTACAAAGGGTTCTTTTCTCAAAAGCAGAGCCGATGCCCAAGAAGAGTATTTAGTAGCAGGTATCAAGCCTAATACACTTGATTGGTATACAGAGCCAGAAAGTGAATATGGCTTGCTGCATACAGAAAAAGACACAAAAGTAATTCGGGAAAAAGTAAAAAGCTCACAGGGCAGTTATTTAGGCTATTACGACGCGGTATATAAATCTATTGTTGATAATCAGCCAATTGCTGTTACTGCCGAAGACGGAATTAATGTCATGCGGATTATAGAAGCGGCTATTAAAAGCAGCAATGAGCAAAAAGTTATAGCGTTGCTTTAA
- a CDS encoding iron uptake porin produces the protein MLKILSYSFFILFLAVPAVWATPPEDDSNAADANRNLQGQVNSVSQFSDVQPTDWAFGALQSLVERYGCIAGYPNSTYRGNRALTRYEFAAGLNACLDRINELIATATSDLVNKQDLAVMQKLQQDFATELTTLRGRVDTVEAHTATLEAQQFSTTTRLNAQIITAISDTFGDRVGGDRDESNLYFSNRGRLNFESSFTGKDLLRVRLEFGNFGNSTNGASQIAAATGTGMTRLNFDYDSNDTLFVPHIRYYFPVSDSLNFVVGPTGIGYTDISTTVTPPTIADDGNGVPSLFGSYSPLFRRGGGGAAANLNITKDLVLTLGYLASTPNTPSGSNGLFDGGYNALAHLAYYGKEGAIGVAYSHGYSPGGVVDLAAGTGSTLSNAPFGNNIATSNDIVGAQGFYRFSPNFQIHGWGGYIWANAKSSGLSDISNGRGGTDSLFVNSGDNANVWFGAIGMSFPDVGGKGNLPGILFGIPPRVSNSDVRQDRDTAYHIEAFYRYRLNDNISVTPGFWVILNPENDSRNDTQYVGVLRTTFDF, from the coding sequence ATGTTAAAAATCCTTTCCTATAGCTTTTTTATCCTATTTTTGGCAGTTCCAGCAGTTTGGGCAACACCTCCAGAAGATGATTCTAATGCAGCAGATGCTAATAGGAATTTGCAGGGACAAGTAAATTCTGTTTCCCAGTTTTCTGATGTACAACCAACCGATTGGGCATTTGGTGCATTGCAATCGCTGGTGGAACGCTACGGTTGTATTGCAGGTTATCCCAATTCTACCTATCGCGGGAACCGTGCCTTAACCCGTTATGAATTTGCCGCAGGTTTAAATGCTTGTTTGGATCGGATTAATGAGTTAATTGCCACAGCTACTAGCGATTTAGTTAATAAGCAAGATTTGGCAGTGATGCAAAAGTTGCAGCAAGACTTTGCCACAGAACTGACAACTCTGCGCGGACGAGTAGATACCGTAGAGGCACATACAGCAACATTGGAGGCGCAGCAGTTTTCCACAACTACTAGGTTGAATGCTCAAATTATTACCGCTATTAGTGATACCTTTGGTGATAGAGTCGGTGGCGATCGCGATGAATCCAATCTCTACTTTTCAAATCGGGGTCGTCTCAACTTTGAGAGCAGTTTCACTGGCAAAGATTTATTGCGAGTCCGGCTAGAGTTTGGTAACTTTGGAAATTCTACTAATGGTGCAAGCCAAATTGCCGCAGCTACAGGCACAGGCATGACACGCCTGAACTTCGATTATGACAGCAACGACACGCTTTTTGTTCCCCACATTCGATACTACTTCCCAGTCAGTGATTCTCTTAACTTCGTTGTTGGTCCCACAGGCATTGGTTACACCGATATTTCAACTACTGTCACTCCCCCCACAATCGCTGACGACGGCAATGGGGTTCCCTCACTATTTGGGTCATACAGTCCCTTATTCCGGCGAGGTGGCGGGGGTGCAGCCGCTAACTTGAATATTACCAAAGACTTGGTTCTCACCTTGGGCTATTTAGCAAGCACTCCCAATACGCCATCGGGGAGCAACGGCTTGTTTGATGGCGGCTACAATGCCCTGGCGCACTTAGCCTATTACGGTAAGGAAGGAGCTATTGGTGTTGCCTATTCTCATGGCTATAGCCCTGGTGGAGTAGTCGATCTCGCCGCCGGGACGGGTAGCACCCTGTCAAACGCTCCCTTTGGCAACAATATTGCTACTTCCAACGATATTGTCGGCGCACAGGGATTCTATCGCTTCTCTCCGAATTTCCAAATCCACGGGTGGGGTGGATATATTTGGGCAAATGCCAAGAGTTCTGGTTTGAGTGATATTTCTAATGGTAGGGGTGGAACAGATTCTCTATTTGTGAACAGTGGTGACAATGCCAATGTCTGGTTTGGGGCGATTGGTATGTCCTTTCCTGATGTGGGGGGTAAGGGTAACTTGCCAGGAATTCTCTTTGGTATACCACCACGTGTCTCTAACAGTGATGTCCGTCAAGACCGAGACACCGCTTACCATATCGAAGCCTTCTATCGCTACCGTCTAAACGATAATATCTCTGTGACTCCTGGTTTTTGGGTGATTCTCAACCCGGAAAACGACAGTAGAAATGATACGCAGTATGTAGGTGTGCTTCGTACAACCTTCGATTTTTAA
- a CDS encoding GAF domain-containing protein, translated as MTSTDKPNGLQQSLDQESLLHRMIKQIRRSLDLQEILTTTVTEVRLFLHADRVKMYRFDADGSGEVIAESIYKERLPSLLGLRFPVHDIPEAAREMFLLTGQRSIVDVANGKIGLSPLQSKETGKRLQTNIYYRQVDPCHIQYLKAMGVQSSLVIPILDCDPQEQSVKPKLWGLLVSHHSEPQKILKRQLKVLQQVADQVAIAIAQSNLLTTALTQQKQEATINQVTTLLHKLPTIQLQGALEEVITAFSGVGGRLYIENSRKLYTWGNQPTLPYELDNSIIEQHPTWQNWMAECKPGNIWATTDLYKEPHLRVLALAFRSTRIRGLMVIPLHYREQFIGVLTIFRAEFETEILWAGRCDANRRQLLPQLSFEVWREQKKGQAAEWKLEDMILAQALYDHFSMAIQQQQMYKEVQSLNANLELRVQEQTAELEKSLILTKVIKQVTEQIRRTLDLQTTLQTIVCEVRSLLNSDRVVIFQVNSKSVTVEEIHGNWQSVLGVNAPSECFPDEHTYLYSQGRVRAINNVLTDSLTDCHREFLQSLQIQANLIVPINIGMELWGLLIAHQCNAPRIWQDAEIDLLQQLGDQAAIAIQQAQLYEQTHTAETEARNQAAQLGHTLHQLQETQTRLIQTEKMSSLGQLVAGIAHEINNPVNFIYGNLCHASDYIEQLLEILRLYQLHYPDPHSEISAAIASIDFEFLVEDLPKIITSMQVGSDRIRSIVLSLRNFSRLDEAENKRVDLHEGIDNTLLILQYQLKANGEFPGIQIIKDYGNIPRVECYAGQMNQVFMNIFTNAIDALEMGNSGPPLGLRGDGEWGLRAMGNGNKENKPSSMPTIHISTRVSADNSRLLIRISDNGPGMAVEVKKRIFDPFYTTKPVGKGTGLGLAIGYQIIVEKHGGIMECISEPGKGTEFWIEIPVKPPAKIDR; from the coding sequence ATGACATCTACTGATAAACCAAATGGGTTACAGCAAAGCTTAGACCAAGAAAGCTTGCTGCACCGGATGATCAAACAGATTAGGCGATCGCTCGATCTTCAAGAAATATTAACAACTACCGTTACGGAAGTGCGGTTATTTTTACATGCAGATCGAGTCAAGATGTATCGGTTTGATGCTGATGGTAGTGGTGAAGTCATTGCTGAATCTATTTATAAAGAACGTCTGCCATCGTTATTAGGGTTGCGCTTCCCAGTTCATGATATCCCCGAAGCGGCCAGAGAGATGTTTTTGTTAACGGGGCAACGTTCGATTGTCGATGTCGCAAATGGGAAGATTGGGCTATCGCCTCTACAATCAAAAGAAACTGGCAAACGCCTACAAACTAATATTTACTATCGACAAGTAGACCCATGTCATATTCAATACTTAAAGGCGATGGGTGTGCAATCTTCTTTAGTCATCCCAATTTTAGATTGCGATCCCCAAGAACAATCGGTAAAGCCGAAATTGTGGGGATTGTTGGTATCTCACCACAGCGAACCGCAAAAGATTTTGAAGCGGCAACTAAAAGTATTACAGCAAGTTGCTGACCAGGTGGCGATCGCGATCGCTCAAAGTAATTTACTCACTACAGCCCTTACTCAGCAAAAGCAAGAAGCTACTATTAACCAAGTGACCACACTCTTGCATAAACTACCAACAATCCAGTTACAGGGGGCGCTTGAAGAAGTTATTACCGCATTCAGTGGAGTAGGTGGCAGGCTTTACATTGAAAATAGTCGGAAACTATACACTTGGGGCAACCAACCCACACTACCCTACGAATTAGATAACAGCATTATTGAACAGCATCCTACATGGCAAAACTGGATGGCTGAGTGTAAACCAGGTAATATTTGGGCAACTACCGATCTCTATAAAGAACCACATTTGCGAGTTTTGGCTTTAGCATTCCGTTCTACTCGAATTCGCGGACTGATGGTGATTCCTCTACATTACCGGGAACAATTTATTGGTGTATTAACCATTTTTCGCGCTGAATTTGAAACCGAGATATTGTGGGCGGGACGATGTGACGCAAATCGGCGACAATTGTTACCCCAGCTTTCTTTTGAGGTTTGGCGAGAGCAAAAAAAGGGGCAAGCGGCTGAGTGGAAGTTGGAAGACATGATATTGGCACAAGCCTTGTACGATCATTTTTCAATGGCAATTCAGCAGCAGCAGATGTATAAAGAGGTACAATCCCTGAATGCTAACCTAGAACTGCGGGTGCAAGAACAAACTGCTGAACTAGAAAAATCATTAATACTCACCAAGGTAATCAAGCAAGTCACAGAGCAGATTCGCCGCACATTGGACTTGCAAACAACCCTGCAAACTATCGTCTGCGAAGTTCGCTCACTGCTAAATTCAGACCGGGTAGTGATTTTTCAAGTGAACAGTAAATCGGTCACTGTGGAAGAGATTCATGGTAATTGGCAGTCAGTTTTGGGAGTGAATGCACCATCAGAATGCTTTCCTGATGAGCATACGTATTTATACTCTCAGGGTAGAGTCCGGGCAATTAACAACGTTTTAACAGATTCTTTAACTGATTGTCATCGAGAATTTTTGCAAAGTCTGCAAATTCAAGCAAACTTAATTGTTCCGATTAATATAGGTATGGAACTATGGGGCTTACTAATTGCCCATCAATGTAATGCTCCCAGAATTTGGCAGGATGCAGAAATTGATTTATTGCAACAGTTAGGAGATCAGGCTGCGATCGCTATTCAACAAGCACAACTCTACGAACAAACCCATACAGCCGAAACCGAAGCCAGAAATCAAGCTGCACAGTTAGGACATACTCTACATCAACTCCAAGAAACACAGACAAGATTGATTCAAACCGAAAAAATGTCCAGCTTAGGACAGCTGGTGGCGGGTATCGCCCACGAAATCAACAACCCTGTTAACTTTATCTACGGTAATCTGTGCCACGCCAGTGACTACATCGAACAACTACTAGAAATTTTACGCCTCTACCAGCTACACTATCCCGATCCTCATAGTGAAATTAGTGCTGCCATCGCTTCAATCGATTTTGAGTTTTTGGTAGAAGACCTGCCAAAAATTATTACCTCAATGCAAGTAGGAAGCGATCGCATCCGTTCAATAGTACTGTCGTTACGCAATTTTTCTCGCTTGGATGAGGCTGAAAACAAGCGCGTTGACTTGCATGAAGGTATTGACAACACCTTACTAATTTTACAATATCAGCTGAAAGCAAATGGTGAATTTCCAGGCATTCAGATAATCAAAGACTATGGCAACATCCCAAGAGTAGAATGTTATGCCGGACAAATGAATCAGGTATTTATGAATATTTTCACCAATGCTATAGATGCTTTGGAAATGGGTAACTCAGGGCCTCCTCTGGGGCTTAGGGGCGATGGGGAATGGGGATTAAGGGCGATGGGGAATGGGAACAAAGAGAATAAGCCATCCTCAATGCCTACTATCCACATTTCCACTAGAGTTTCAGCAGATAACTCTCGGCTATTGATTCGTATTAGTGACAATGGGCCTGGAATGGCTGTAGAGGTAAAAAAGCGGATTTTTGACCCGTTTTATACTACCAAACCTGTGGGTAAGGGTACAGGACTGGGATTGGCGATCGGCTATCAGATTATTGTCGAAAAACATGGTGGAATAATGGAGTGCATTTCAGAACCGGGCAAAGGTACAGAGTTCTGGATTGAAATCCCTGTCAAGCCTCCAGCCAAAATAGATCGCTAA
- a CDS encoding N-glycosidase, with translation MTIYFYKVWQPYGCFSNFSPHEIHIQGTYWATVEHYYQAQKFVGSKDAAIIPLIHTAATPEEAAALGRCSTRQLRRDWDLVKTQIMREALLKKFLTHADIREVLLKTGDELLVENSPTDSFWGCGANKAGQNHLGKTLMSVREEIRNLLSLKGIYE, from the coding sequence ATGACCATTTACTTTTATAAGGTTTGGCAGCCTTACGGCTGTTTTTCTAACTTTTCTCCCCACGAAATCCACATCCAGGGCACTTACTGGGCAACGGTTGAGCATTATTATCAAGCGCAAAAGTTTGTTGGCAGCAAAGATGCGGCAATTATACCCCTCATCCATACTGCCGCCACGCCAGAAGAAGCTGCCGCCTTAGGAAGATGTAGCACTCGCCAACTCCGTCGAGACTGGGATTTGGTCAAAACTCAAATTATGCGAGAAGCTTTACTCAAAAAGTTTCTCACTCATGCTGATATTAGAGAAGTTCTACTGAAGACTGGTGATGAGCTTTTGGTTGAAAATTCCCCAACCGATTCTTTTTGGGGCTGCGGTGCTAATAAAGCAGGTCAAAACCATCTCGGTAAAACTCTCATGAGTGTTCGTGAAGAAATCCGTAATTTACTATCTTTAAAGGGAATTTACGAATAA